One Herbaspirillum rubrisubalbicans genomic window carries:
- a CDS encoding ABC transporter substrate-binding protein — protein MQQQVRKSPFGLSFKAAALATLLACTALGAGSALAQAKPKIKLAYAKCAHCMSMAMVPALAQNVEIEGINFTAGSDALTALVSKSVDIAQVTYLAYVSGLDKGFDLVAVSGQVNGGSEMLVGKDSKLGADDWAGLKKLIAQYKAEGKPFRIAASRGNAQDLHMRGELAGHGIDPSKDVQFVNIPNPSDHAAALARGEVELICSVEPFASQIRMTGVGKHFAYPYDQAAGRLTNLIVTRSDVIKEHPAEVRETVAAVVKLVDGLQKDKQGWINSIVKGTGLDAKIATEALNNAYPDYRMYRTQTKAIAAMMKDLRYVSSDVSALAEKNMDYSFLMSVTGKPKTELGY, from the coding sequence ATGCAACAGCAAGTCCGCAAGTCCCCCTTCGGCCTGTCCTTCAAGGCCGCCGCCCTGGCTACCCTGTTGGCCTGTACTGCATTGGGCGCCGGCTCGGCGCTGGCCCAGGCCAAGCCGAAGATCAAGCTGGCCTATGCCAAGTGTGCGCATTGCATGTCCATGGCCATGGTGCCGGCGTTGGCCCAGAACGTGGAGATCGAAGGCATCAACTTCACCGCCGGTAGTGATGCCCTCACCGCGCTGGTGTCCAAGAGCGTGGATATCGCCCAGGTGACTTACCTGGCCTACGTGAGCGGGCTGGACAAGGGCTTTGATCTGGTGGCGGTGTCGGGCCAGGTCAATGGCGGCTCCGAGATGCTGGTGGGCAAGGACAGCAAGCTGGGCGCGGACGACTGGGCCGGTCTCAAGAAGTTGATTGCGCAATACAAGGCCGAGGGCAAGCCCTTCCGCATTGCTGCCTCGCGCGGCAATGCGCAGGATCTGCACATGCGTGGCGAATTGGCCGGGCATGGCATCGATCCGTCCAAGGACGTGCAGTTCGTCAACATCCCCAATCCTTCGGACCATGCAGCCGCACTGGCACGCGGCGAGGTGGAACTGATCTGCTCGGTCGAACCTTTCGCTTCGCAGATCCGCATGACCGGGGTTGGCAAGCATTTTGCCTATCCCTATGACCAGGCTGCTGGTCGCCTGACCAACCTGATCGTCACGCGTTCGGATGTGATCAAGGAACATCCGGCCGAAGTCAGGGAAACGGTGGCCGCCGTGGTCAAGCTGGTCGATGGCTTGCAGAAGGATAAGCAGGGCTGGATCAATAGCATCGTCAAGGGTACCGGGCTGGATGCCAAGATCGCCACCGAGGCGCTCAACAATGCCTATCCCGACTATCGCATGTACCGCACCCAGACCAAGGCCATTGCCGCCATGATGAAGGACTTGAGGTACGTCTCCAGCGATGTCTCGGCGCTGGCTGAAAAGAACATGGACTACAGTTTCCTGATGAGCGTGACCGGCAAGCCCAAGACCGAACTCGGTTATTGA
- a CDS encoding GntR family transcriptional regulator — MSTSTASSTRKKHNKHENPDNSPLPGQAFSVRPLAGDAIYERIVGAIMEHRLTPGTKLVEEKLAGIFGVNRTRVREVLARLAHEGLIITIPNRGAFVASPTPEEARNIFAARRLLEPALLRHLCEHTRPEHIALLRAHVAEEAQARADNDRRAIIRLSGEFHIRIADMVDNPVMSKMMRELASLTCLIIVLYDSPTVPACTHDDHGHIIDAISEGRTEDAIATMLEHLHHIESVLDMSTPQGEDDDLEALLGMG; from the coding sequence ATGAGCACCTCTACCGCCAGCAGCACCCGCAAGAAGCACAACAAGCACGAGAACCCGGACAACAGCCCCTTGCCCGGCCAGGCCTTCAGCGTGCGCCCGCTGGCCGGCGACGCCATCTACGAACGCATCGTCGGCGCCATCATGGAACACCGGCTCACCCCCGGCACCAAGCTGGTGGAAGAAAAGCTGGCCGGCATCTTTGGCGTGAACCGCACCCGCGTGCGCGAGGTGTTGGCACGGCTGGCGCATGAAGGCCTGATCATCACCATCCCCAACCGCGGCGCCTTCGTCGCCAGCCCCACCCCGGAAGAAGCCCGCAACATCTTCGCTGCACGCCGCCTGCTGGAGCCGGCCCTGCTGCGCCACCTGTGCGAACACACCCGGCCCGAGCACATCGCACTGCTGCGCGCCCATGTCGCCGAAGAAGCCCAGGCCCGCGCCGACAACGACCGCCGCGCCATCATCCGTCTATCCGGCGAATTCCACATCCGCATCGCCGACATGGTAGACAACCCGGTAATGAGCAAGATGATGCGCGAGCTGGCCTCGCTGACCTGCCTCATCATCGTGCTCTACGACTCGCCCACGGTACCGGCCTGCACCCACGACGATCATGGCCACATCATCGACGCCATCTCCGAGGGCCGCACCGAGGACGCGATCGCCACCATGCTGGAGCACCTGCACCACATCGAAAGCGTGCTCGACATGTCCACCCCGCAAGGCGAGGACGACGATCTGGAAGCCTTGCTCGGCATGGGATGA
- a CDS encoding enoyl-CoA hydratase, which translates to MQASSPQLLLRHDQRGITTLTLNRPQQFNALSEAMLQALQTQLDALAHDDQVRCVILAANGRAFCAGHDLREMHATPEQAYYQQLFERCSQLMQSLRALPVPVIAKVQGLATAAGCQLVASCDLAVAADSARFAVSGINVGLFCSTPAVALTRNLPIKRAFEMLVTGKFIDAATAADWGLINQAVPETQLDAATEALAREICSKPAISMARGKALVYQQQMMALPDAYAHAAEVMACNIMDGEAMEGIAAFLEKRAPQWPSTQA; encoded by the coding sequence ATGCAAGCATCCAGCCCGCAATTGCTGCTACGGCACGACCAGCGCGGCATCACCACCCTCACCCTGAATCGCCCGCAGCAATTCAATGCGCTCTCCGAAGCCATGCTGCAGGCCTTGCAGACGCAACTCGACGCCCTGGCGCACGACGACCAGGTCCGCTGCGTGATCCTGGCCGCCAATGGCCGCGCCTTCTGTGCCGGCCACGACCTGCGCGAAATGCACGCTACTCCCGAGCAGGCTTACTACCAGCAATTATTCGAACGTTGCAGCCAGCTCATGCAATCCTTGCGGGCGCTACCGGTGCCCGTGATCGCCAAGGTCCAGGGCCTGGCCACGGCCGCAGGTTGCCAATTGGTGGCCAGTTGCGACCTGGCGGTGGCCGCCGACAGTGCGCGCTTTGCGGTCTCGGGCATCAATGTCGGCCTGTTCTGTTCCACCCCGGCCGTGGCCTTGACGCGCAACCTGCCCATCAAGCGCGCCTTTGAAATGCTGGTCACCGGCAAGTTCATCGATGCCGCCACCGCCGCCGACTGGGGATTGATCAACCAGGCCGTGCCCGAGACGCAACTCGACGCCGCCACCGAAGCCCTGGCGCGCGAGATCTGCAGCAAGCCCGCCATCTCGATGGCACGCGGCAAGGCCCTGGTGTACCAGCAGCAGATGATGGCATTGCCCGATGCCTATGCCCACGCGGCCGAGGTGATGGCCTGCAACATCATGGACGGCGAAGCGATGGAGGGGATCGCGGCGTTCCTGGAAAAGCGTGCGCCGCAGTGGCCGTCGACGCAGGCTTGA
- a CDS encoding type VI secretion system Vgr family protein, protein METSRPSLHQFEQWIQQSQHRRFMRLSFPHQDALAARLLVQRLDAEEHLSRDFVLRVQLISDDPHLALKDVMGKLLVIELVREDGTLRYFSGHVFAFCRQRADGAIVVYEAELGPWFRLLSLRSDHYIFHDRTLLQQTEEIFADYPSHARWQWQVSANDPAMADACQFGETDHNYLCRRWEAAGWHYWYEHDASGHTLIVGSDSRNQAAIDGDECVRFHGAAGSIEDDAIDHWSPQRQLVASSVALGSFDFKSPYPNWIDIPTLNQQGLAPALEHYEYTGQYGYRDLADGDAQSRLRIEEIEARARHVAGQGNCRTLMPGRWFRLLDHFERPRFDARRQRGQDEFLILTVRHRVLNNYLPDLEQDHPAPYRNWFSCTRRKYPWRPGRGFNSVAPYAIGSQTATVVGLPGQPALYTDAYGRVRVQFHWDRVGQNDSGSSTWVRVASNWAGAQLGALALPRVGTEVVVQWLDGNPDRPLITGSVYNGSHLPPWELPAQRSLSGLRSRELTDQGGNAALGRSNHLILDDTAGQMQAQLHSDQASSALSLGHLHRIEDHLGRKEARGQGWELRTDAWGVLRAGLGMLITTEARARARGHAKALAETLARLVSARQQQQRQAKLAERAAAQDGAARQAQVVDALQAQNAAIGGRAGGQEAAAQSDFPELSAPFLVLSSPAGIAATSAGDTHLASAGDTAVTAGRHLSLSALGNFFASVRQAIRLFIEQAGLRIVAAAGDIDLRALKDNIHLLAKLKITQTADEIVLSAHQRIVINGGGSYARLDAEGIELGTRGQFQVRASVKHFDGGKTMPVPQVDGEGMEGFNERFRVVDEFKRPLKNVRY, encoded by the coding sequence ATGGAGACGTCCCGTCCTTCCCTTCATCAATTCGAACAATGGATACAGCAATCCCAGCATCGTCGTTTCATGCGCCTGAGCTTTCCGCATCAGGACGCCCTGGCGGCGCGTCTGCTGGTGCAACGTCTTGATGCCGAGGAACATTTATCGCGCGACTTCGTCTTGCGCGTGCAATTGATCAGTGACGATCCCCATCTAGCGCTCAAGGATGTGATGGGAAAATTGCTGGTCATCGAACTGGTGCGTGAGGATGGCACCTTGCGATACTTTTCCGGCCATGTCTTTGCGTTTTGCCGCCAGCGCGCCGATGGCGCCATCGTGGTGTACGAAGCGGAACTGGGGCCCTGGTTCAGGTTGCTGTCGCTGCGCAGCGATCATTATATTTTCCACGACCGGACCCTGCTGCAGCAGACCGAAGAAATCTTCGCCGACTACCCCTCCCATGCGCGCTGGCAATGGCAGGTCAGTGCCAACGATCCGGCCATGGCCGATGCCTGCCAGTTCGGCGAGACCGATCACAACTACCTGTGCCGGCGCTGGGAAGCGGCAGGCTGGCATTACTGGTATGAGCATGACGCCAGCGGCCACACTCTCATCGTCGGCAGCGACAGTCGCAACCAGGCTGCCATCGATGGCGATGAGTGCGTGCGTTTTCATGGTGCTGCCGGCAGCATCGAGGACGATGCCATCGATCACTGGTCGCCGCAACGCCAGCTGGTGGCTAGCAGCGTGGCGCTGGGTAGCTTCGACTTCAAATCGCCCTATCCGAACTGGATAGATATTCCCACACTGAACCAGCAAGGCTTGGCGCCTGCCCTGGAACACTACGAGTACACCGGCCAATACGGTTATCGCGACCTGGCCGATGGCGACGCCCAAAGCCGTCTGCGCATCGAGGAGATCGAAGCCCGTGCGCGCCATGTCGCGGGACAGGGCAATTGCCGCACCCTGATGCCGGGCCGCTGGTTCCGTTTGCTGGATCATTTCGAGCGGCCGCGCTTTGATGCGCGCAGGCAGCGAGGCCAGGATGAGTTCCTCATTCTCACCGTGCGCCATCGTGTTCTCAATAATTATTTGCCCGATCTCGAGCAGGACCATCCAGCGCCTTACCGCAACTGGTTCAGCTGCACGCGCCGCAAGTATCCGTGGCGCCCTGGTCGCGGCTTCAATAGTGTCGCGCCCTACGCCATCGGTTCACAGACCGCGACGGTGGTCGGCCTGCCTGGGCAGCCCGCGCTGTATACCGATGCCTATGGACGCGTGCGCGTGCAATTCCACTGGGACCGCGTCGGCCAGAACGACAGCGGCAGTTCGACCTGGGTGCGCGTGGCCAGCAACTGGGCCGGCGCGCAATTGGGCGCGCTGGCCTTGCCCAGGGTGGGTACGGAAGTGGTGGTGCAGTGGCTCGATGGCAACCCGGATCGCCCGCTCATCACCGGCAGCGTCTACAACGGCAGCCACCTGCCGCCCTGGGAGTTGCCCGCGCAACGCAGCTTGAGTGGCCTGCGCAGTCGTGAGCTTACCGATCAGGGCGGCAATGCTGCGCTGGGGCGCAGCAACCACCTGATCCTGGACGACACCGCCGGCCAGATGCAGGCGCAATTGCACAGCGACCAGGCCAGCAGTGCGCTATCGCTGGGCCACCTGCACCGCATCGAAGACCACCTGGGCCGCAAGGAGGCCCGCGGCCAGGGCTGGGAATTGCGCACCGATGCCTGGGGCGTCTTGCGCGCCGGACTCGGAATGCTGATCACCACCGAAGCCCGCGCGCGTGCCCGAGGTCATGCCAAGGCACTGGCCGAGACCTTGGCACGGCTGGTGAGTGCGCGTCAGCAACAGCAGCGCCAGGCCAAGCTGGCCGAGCGCGCCGCGGCCCAGGACGGCGCGGCCCGGCAAGCCCAGGTGGTCGATGCGCTGCAGGCGCAGAACGCCGCCATTGGTGGCCGTGCGGGTGGCCAGGAGGCCGCAGCGCAAAGCGACTTCCCGGAACTTTCCGCCCCCTTTCTGGTGCTCTCCAGCCCCGCCGGCATTGCCGCCACCAGCGCCGGCGACACGCACCTGGCCAGCGCTGGCGATACCGCAGTGACTGCCGGCCGGCACCTGTCGCTGTCGGCGCTCGGAAATTTCTTTGCCAGTGTGCGCCAGGCCATTCGCCTGTTCATTGAACAGGCGGGCTTGCGCATCGTGGCTGCTGCGGGCGACATCGACCTGCGCGCGCTCAAGGACAACATTCACCTGCTGGCCAAGCTGAAGATCACCCAGACCGCAGATGAGATCGTCCTCAGCGCGCACCAGCGCATCGTCATCAACGGCGGCGGCAGTTATGCGCGGCTGGACGCCGAAGGGATAGAGCTGGGCACCCGTGGGCAGTTTCAGGTACGGGCTAGCGTCAAGCATTTCGATGGCGGGAAGACCATGCCGGTGCCGCAGGTGGATGGGGAGGGGATGGAGGGGTTTAATGAGAGATTCAGGGTGGTCGATGAGTTCAAACGTCCGCTCAAGAATGTCCGGTACTAG
- a CDS encoding TorF family putative porin yields MNRRPSLQDQQDPEQLVRFTPLGQRRLRNAQLAGLATLAAAAALLTIAVIAPAQAQESVAAAPAAAAADTSASPLHLTGNIGVVSQYVFRGTTQTNQKPALQGGFDLNHDNGLYAGVWLSNVSWISDGNPAASASLEADLYGGWKPALNDWLSGDIGVLHYAYPGSYPTNMTKPDTTELYLGLDAKWIAFKYSYSTGDTFGNAGTSGTTYADLSVNHELFAGINGLAHIGRQHYTGPNASSLSYTDWKLGLSRDYSGYVLGLAYTGSNAPNAGYIIRGKNIGGNQWVASINKSF; encoded by the coding sequence ATGAACCGCCGTCCCTCACTACAAGACCAACAAGATCCAGAACAACTCGTCCGCTTCACGCCGCTGGGGCAGCGCCGCCTGCGCAATGCGCAACTGGCCGGTCTGGCCACACTGGCGGCAGCCGCTGCGCTGCTGACCATTGCCGTGATCGCGCCGGCCCAGGCGCAGGAAAGCGTGGCTGCTGCACCCGCCGCCGCTGCCGCAGATACCTCTGCTTCACCGCTGCATCTCACCGGCAATATCGGCGTGGTCAGCCAGTATGTGTTCCGTGGCACCACCCAGACCAATCAGAAACCGGCCCTGCAAGGCGGCTTCGACCTGAACCATGACAACGGTCTCTATGCCGGTGTGTGGCTGTCCAACGTGAGCTGGATTTCCGATGGCAATCCAGCCGCTTCGGCCAGCCTGGAAGCCGATCTCTATGGCGGCTGGAAGCCTGCCTTGAACGACTGGCTCAGCGGCGACATCGGTGTGCTGCACTATGCCTACCCCGGCAGCTATCCGACCAACATGACCAAGCCCGATACCACCGAGCTCTACCTGGGCTTGGATGCCAAGTGGATCGCCTTCAAGTATTCCTACAGCACCGGCGATACCTTCGGCAATGCCGGTACCAGCGGCACCACCTATGCCGACCTGTCGGTGAACCATGAACTGTTTGCCGGCATCAACGGCCTGGCCCACATCGGGCGCCAGCACTATACCGGCCCCAATGCCTCCAGTCTCTCCTATACCGACTGGAAGCTGGGCCTCAGTCGCGACTACTCCGGCTACGTGCTGGGTCTGGCCTATACCGGCAGCAATGCGCCCAACGCTGGCTACATCATTCGCGGCAAGAACATCGGCGGCAACCAGTGGGTGGCGTCGATCAACAAGAGTTTCTGA
- a CDS encoding response regulator — MQEHAGNIVFIEDDPHIRKLVKSALEQEGFIVHEAKNAREGVTEAGTRKPDLIILDLGLPDADGKQVISEIRNWSSVPIVILSARTQESEKVEALDAGADDYLVKPFGMPELLARMRAQLRRHARASGAGQSSGRYRLGEVVVDLPARSVSRNGEALHLTQIEYRLLSTLLRDAGRVITHRQLLVAGWGPSHAEDGHYLRIYMQRLRQKLEHDAAQPVHILTEIGVGYRVAEVVAE; from the coding sequence ATGCAAGAACACGCAGGCAACATCGTCTTCATCGAAGATGACCCGCACATCCGCAAGCTGGTCAAGAGCGCGCTGGAACAGGAGGGCTTCATCGTGCACGAAGCCAAAAACGCCCGCGAGGGCGTCACCGAAGCCGGCACCCGCAAGCCCGACCTCATCATCCTCGACCTCGGCCTGCCGGACGCCGATGGCAAGCAGGTCATCAGCGAAATCCGCAACTGGAGCAGCGTGCCCATCGTGATCCTTTCGGCCCGCACCCAGGAATCCGAAAAGGTGGAAGCGCTCGATGCCGGCGCCGACGATTACCTGGTCAAGCCGTTCGGGATGCCCGAGCTGCTGGCGCGGATGCGCGCCCAGTTGCGGCGTCATGCGCGCGCCTCAGGGGCGGGTCAGTCCAGTGGGCGCTATCGTCTGGGGGAGGTGGTGGTGGATCTGCCGGCGCGCAGCGTCAGTCGCAATGGCGAAGCCCTGCACCTGACGCAGATCGAATACCGCCTGCTCTCGACCCTGTTGCGTGACGCCGGTCGCGTCATCACGCACCGGCAATTGCTGGTGGCCGGCTGGGGCCCATCCCATGCCGAAGATGGCCACTACCTGCGCATCTACATGCAGCGCCTGCGCCAGAAGCTGGAACACGATGCGGCCCAGCCAGTGCATATCCTCACCGAGATCGGCGTCGGTTATCGCGTGGCCGAAGTGGTGGCCGAATAG
- a CDS encoding sensor histidine kinase, with translation MNTRPDPDDLLERVMRDEERQARGRLKIFFGFSAGVGKTFAMLEAAQALGAQGVDVLAGVVETHGRAETEAQLAGIVRLPMRLVPYRNRQLPEFDLDAALERKPGVILVDELAHSNVPGSRHAKRWQDIDELLRAGIDVYTTLNVQHIESLNDVVGQITGIRVFETVPDHVFDEADDVMLVDIPPDELLTRLQQGKVYLPQQAEKAGRNFFRKGNLIALREIALRRTADRVDADMRQYRADRSIAQLWQARERIVVAVGSGAGEERLIREGARLAAKLQAEWLAVHVDLPRQRQSMNERERVVAYLKLAQSLGAETASISGEQLSAALLQFARSRNAGKLVIGQEEGGLRRLLRWPRGSLSQRIASAGGEIDLYTIARSRTREHQEERSMDSAASAAEALLTRRRRTRGSLWAVASCAATTTLAFVLDGKLHPANVIMLYLVGVMLVAMRYGRAASILVSVLSVLSFDFFFVDPRFSISVSDAQYLLTLAVMLAVSLFISSLTARLRRQASVAMQREARAANLYMLGKELSALLTLDQILEIGRRHLAAVFGARIAFFLPDSAEQLRLAEPQADSGGAHVLRSVDAGVAQWVYDNGQPAGKGTATLPSAAALYLPLMATMRTRGVLAFAIEAPSEEERQLAAAQLALPENRQMLEIFCSQIAMAIERLHYAEVAQDALVTMESERLRNSLLSAISHDLRTPLTSLVGSAEVLAGDARLDDDARAMARTISEQSQKMVGLMNNLLDMARLQAGVVTLNRQWNALEELTGSALRLLAKALEGRLVETRIAPDLPLLRVDAVLLERVLANLVENAIKYSPPGSSITIAAHVEDIDDAPQVKVSVIDHGRGFPPAMTQHAFEKFTRGDNESATPGVGLGLAICRAIVEAHQGRIWIAPQEAGQGATVCFTLPVEAQPALPEE, from the coding sequence ATGAACACTCGCCCCGATCCCGACGACCTGCTGGAACGTGTGATGCGTGACGAAGAACGCCAGGCGCGTGGCCGCCTGAAGATCTTCTTCGGCTTTTCGGCCGGTGTGGGCAAGACCTTCGCCATGCTGGAAGCGGCCCAGGCCTTGGGCGCGCAAGGGGTGGACGTGCTGGCCGGCGTGGTCGAGACCCATGGCCGCGCCGAGACCGAGGCGCAACTGGCCGGCATCGTGCGCCTGCCCATGCGCCTGGTGCCTTACCGCAATCGTCAACTGCCCGAGTTCGATCTGGATGCCGCCCTGGAGCGCAAGCCCGGCGTGATCCTGGTGGATGAACTGGCGCACTCCAACGTGCCCGGCTCGCGCCATGCCAAGCGCTGGCAAGACATCGACGAACTGCTGCGCGCCGGCATCGATGTCTACACTACGCTCAATGTGCAGCACATCGAAAGCCTCAATGACGTGGTGGGACAGATCACCGGCATCCGCGTCTTCGAGACCGTGCCCGACCATGTCTTCGATGAAGCCGACGATGTCATGCTGGTCGACATCCCGCCCGACGAATTGCTCACGCGCCTGCAACAGGGCAAGGTCTACCTGCCGCAGCAAGCCGAGAAGGCCGGGCGCAATTTCTTCCGCAAGGGCAACCTGATCGCGCTGCGTGAAATCGCCCTGCGCCGCACCGCCGACCGGGTCGATGCCGATATGCGGCAATATCGTGCCGACCGGTCCATCGCCCAGTTGTGGCAGGCGCGCGAACGCATCGTGGTGGCCGTGGGCAGCGGCGCCGGCGAAGAACGCCTGATCCGCGAAGGCGCGCGCCTGGCCGCCAAGCTGCAGGCCGAATGGCTGGCCGTGCATGTGGACCTGCCGCGCCAGCGCCAGAGCATGAACGAACGCGAGCGCGTGGTGGCTTACCTGAAACTGGCGCAATCACTGGGCGCCGAGACGGCCAGCATCAGCGGCGAGCAATTGTCGGCTGCGCTGCTGCAATTTGCCCGCAGTCGCAATGCCGGCAAGCTGGTGATCGGGCAGGAAGAGGGCGGCCTGCGGCGTCTGTTGCGCTGGCCGCGCGGTTCGCTCTCGCAGCGCATTGCCAGTGCCGGCGGCGAGATCGACCTCTACACGATTGCCCGCAGCCGCACCCGCGAACATCAAGAAGAGCGCAGCATGGACAGTGCCGCCAGCGCCGCCGAAGCGCTGCTGACCCGGCGCCGCCGCACCCGTGGCAGCCTGTGGGCGGTGGCCAGTTGCGCCGCCACCACGACCCTGGCCTTCGTGCTGGATGGCAAGCTGCATCCGGCCAACGTCATCATGCTCTACCTGGTGGGCGTGATGCTGGTGGCGATGCGCTATGGCCGTGCCGCCTCGATCCTGGTGTCGGTACTGTCGGTGCTGTCCTTCGATTTCTTCTTCGTCGATCCGCGCTTTTCCATCTCGGTGTCGGACGCCCAGTATCTGCTCACCCTGGCGGTGATGCTGGCGGTGTCGCTGTTTATCAGCTCGCTCACCGCCCGCCTGCGCCGCCAGGCCAGCGTGGCCATGCAGCGCGAGGCGCGCGCGGCCAATCTCTACATGCTGGGCAAGGAATTGTCGGCCTTGCTCACGCTGGACCAGATCCTGGAAATCGGCCGCCGCCATCTGGCTGCCGTGTTCGGCGCCCGCATCGCCTTCTTCCTGCCTGATAGCGCCGAGCAGTTGCGCCTGGCCGAACCGCAAGCCGATAGCGGGGGCGCGCACGTCTTGCGCAGCGTCGATGCCGGCGTGGCGCAATGGGTCTACGACAACGGCCAGCCGGCCGGCAAGGGCACGGCCACCCTGCCATCGGCGGCGGCGCTGTACCTGCCGCTGATGGCCACCATGCGCACCCGTGGCGTGCTGGCCTTTGCCATCGAAGCGCCCAGCGAAGAAGAACGCCAACTGGCCGCCGCGCAACTGGCCCTGCCCGAGAACCGCCAGATGCTGGAAATCTTCTGCTCCCAGATCGCCATGGCCATCGAGCGCCTGCACTATGCCGAGGTCGCCCAGGATGCGCTGGTGACGATGGAGTCCGAGCGCCTGCGTAATTCACTGCTCTCGGCCATCTCGCACGACTTGCGCACACCGTTGACTTCGCTGGTGGGCAGTGCCGAAGTGCTGGCCGGCGACGCCCGACTCGATGACGACGCCCGCGCCATGGCCCGCACCATCAGCGAACAGTCGCAGAAGATGGTGGGATTGATGAACAACCTGCTGGACATGGCGCGCCTGCAAGCCGGCGTGGTGACCCTGAATCGCCAGTGGAACGCGCTGGAAGAACTGACCGGCTCGGCCTTGCGGCTATTGGCCAAGGCGCTCGAAGGGCGCCTGGTCGAGACCCGCATCGCGCCCGACCTGCCGCTGTTGCGGGTCGATGCCGTGCTGCTGGAACGGGTACTGGCCAACCTGGTGGAAAACGCCATCAAGTATTCGCCGCCCGGCAGCAGCATCACCATTGCCGCCCATGTCGAAGACATCGATGACGCGCCCCAGGTCAAGGTCAGCGTGATCGACCATGGACGGGGTTTCCCGCCGGCCATGACGCAGCACGCTTTCGAGAAATTCACCCGCGGCGACAATGAATCGGCCACCCCCGGCGTCGGCCTGGGTCTGGCGATCTGCCGCGCCATCGTCGAGGCGCACCAGGGCCGCATCTGGATCGCGCCGCAGGAAGCCGGGCAGGGCGCCACGGTCTGCTTCACGCTACCGGTGGAAGCGCAACCGGCGCTGCCGGAAGAATAA
- the kdpC gene encoding potassium-transporting ATPase subunit KdpC, whose product MKTSTSHPLRPAITLFILLGVLLGGLYPLLVTGLAQAFFPQQANGSLIERQGQLVGSELIGQNFTSPAYFWGRPSAAGTFPNNGMSSGGSNLGPTNPALKQAAEDRAKALQEADPDNKAAIPIDLLTASASGLDPQISPAAAEYQAARVARARGLSVAQVRSLIRSNSESPQWGLFGEPRVNVLKLNLALDAAAPLPKTAQPK is encoded by the coding sequence ATGAAAACCTCGACTTCCCATCCGCTGCGGCCTGCCATCACGCTCTTCATCCTGCTGGGCGTGTTGCTGGGCGGCCTGTATCCCTTGCTGGTGACCGGCCTGGCCCAGGCCTTCTTTCCGCAGCAGGCCAATGGCAGCCTGATCGAACGCCAGGGCCAACTGGTCGGCTCGGAATTGATCGGCCAGAACTTCACCAGCCCGGCCTATTTCTGGGGCCGGCCGTCGGCCGCCGGTACCTTCCCCAATAACGGCATGTCTTCCGGCGGCAGCAACCTGGGCCCGACCAATCCGGCCCTGAAGCAAGCCGCAGAAGATCGCGCCAAGGCCTTGCAAGAAGCCGATCCCGACAACAAGGCAGCCATCCCCATCGACCTGCTGACCGCCTCGGCCAGCGGCCTGGACCCCCAGATCAGCCCGGCCGCCGCCGAGTATCAGGCAGCACGAGTAGCCCGTGCCCGTGGCCTGAGCGTGGCACAGGTGCGCTCGCTGATCCGCAGCAACAGCGAGAGCCCGCAATGGGGCCTGTTCGGTGAGCCGCGCGTCAATGTGCTCAAGCTGAACCTGGCGCTGGATGCGGCCGCGCCCTTGCCCAAGACGGCACAGCCCAAGTAA